A portion of the Esox lucius isolate fEsoLuc1 chromosome 20, fEsoLuc1.pri, whole genome shotgun sequence genome contains these proteins:
- the vwde gene encoding von Willebrand factor D and EGF domain-containing protein codes for MKLKIVLEHIFCLVILLPNTMYSQTVVPPECAPGGHSLLQNPYRSTTFSSRRLQQSALQDFICDHSLTAGWYQFQIFDKPASMPTQCVEVNHCGTQAPVWLSLREGESLPRPLEVKQLTACATWQFFLSGSKDCCLFRIPVTVRNCGDFYVYLLQPTQGCMGYCTQAMSDSATAGCGPGEVDADGACKARPPPSPVVPVIVAEISGSIVYLKCSFETHSLNSSLGYVVAWSRLSPQGRKEELKQETTVQSFAFIELDGINLRLGDKIYCSCSSFFLDSPDIQGTPVESQEFFAGIRLRPEVTTVFEGGRDYKMAVESTIPVPCLGEASSSSSSSSSSSSSSSSSTEGCTLSLHLSTSNQGDNVLGPDVVLSSCRLDLSQSSGCASGVCSQALVHLSAVTDFLNDGDRTTQISIKPIVSPNFLWSGYTPKTVQITVKDVPSAYCYAFTDPHIITFDGRQYDNYQIGTFVLYKSTRRPFEVHVRQWECGSVVHAASCICGFVARDGSDAIALDMCNGELGDTRPHLAVKNGDVARSGIRITESYQGRKVTITFPSGAFVRADVSDWGMSLTLRAASSDWGHTEGLCGTYDGQMHNDLHTAEGGALKDKDVAAFISEWRLPPGSSLFDTVPSYQSAPNPHRYCNCVGDSQRTSSQSIPDSTCSQHGNVRLDTIIPSLDVTAEYIRSVELFKGHHQNHHHRQTGRTPVNSNQHGQARDTVSLPRGRGSPLKRSSHGANNQRRRGRRQSFQLLPNPQYQSLSQSDLEGLTYFFPEDHELVLEPESSPPPTWPTLSGLTQLKARAECQRALANSSIALGCSRLLGPAIVSRVVGMCVRDLQLKDQQVWLGATLPLLENECERRLVEERAGKGEYQDALSFLRCPDLCNGNGLCSEWGCGCFPGFGSYDCSLISDQTPEITELENEGLCNIRESDCSAVQVFGHGFKHSYGLKCEFVKEKFVDGQWTLDEPRFALATFVDESSLKCKLPLEDRRLSAGLDLDTATNLPLARWQIKVSNDGYGYSNAKILTLFDGACQICTFSHDVLCTLRERACIIDSVCYAEGDRNPSSPCLMCQPDSSRYTWSIAEKNEPPVFQGRGQRLQTFQGENFVYQLEAKDPEGSAVLFTLESGPSGAFLSPAGLLVWKATEAVTSATVQTFHFTVADDCSAETRASVQVSVLSCDCLNGASCVPNIKLPPGSGGYLCVCPAGFRGDRCEVNIDDCKPNPCRLARCVDGPNSFSCICPPGMTGNTCREDVDECASEPCFPGVGCNNTLGSYTCGSCPDGYTGDGTSCRGSLVGKADELSHRVSVPAPPSGGHQGPGRVKPSDQAHCSRQPCYPGVQCFQSPHVSAGYICGPCPPGLHGNGHTCSRSGTTGQRPVTSDRTEGPSIVTQDFSSEIIDITSTSSSSFIPSRRKTEGPPVSSRRGSFVETKTPIILEDQTLTRVSTPTNHKRDQSNKEGLTLLIPDLSHGVRWGSSSPIVTCADAPCFSGVTCEPTVTGSFKCGRCPFGYTGDGIICKAVCRHLCGRNMECSLPNTCTCKDGYTGYNCHIAVCRPDCRNQGKCVKPNVCVCPVGYSGPTCEEARCEPSCQHGGTCLVRNLCTCPYGYVGPRCEIMVCNRHCENGGECVSPDVCKCRPGWYGPTCHSAVCSPVCLNGGTCVKPQVCACPGGFYGSQCQIAVCSPPCKNGGQCMRNNVCSCPEGYTGKRCQKSVCDPMCMNKGKCVSPDVCSCASGWRGARCNVPACLQKCKNGGECVGPNTCHCPTGWEGLQCQTPVCKQRCLNGGRCVLPNFCHCRSGYTGVTCGSKAPLE; via the exons TGGTCCCTCCAGAATGTGCTCCAGGGGGACATTCTCTGCTCCAGAACCCGTACCGCAGCACCACTTTCAGCTCTCGCAGGCTGCAGCAATCAGCCCTCCAGGACTTCATCTGTGACCACTCCCTCACTGCGGGCTGGTACCAGTTCCAGATCTTTGACAAGCCTGCCAGCATGCCCACGCAATGTGTGGAG GTCAACCACTGCGGGACACAGGCCCCCGTGTGGTTGTCCCTGAGGGAGGGCGAGAGCCTCCCACGGCCCCTGGAGGTGAAGCAGCTGACGGCTTGTGCCACCTGGCAGTTCTTCCTCAGCGGCAGCAAGGACTGCTGCCTGTTCCGCATCCCCGTCACCGTGCGCAACTGTGGAGACTTTTACGTCTACCTGCTCCAGCCCACCCAAGGCTGCATGGGTTACTGCACCCAGG CGATGTCAGACTCTGCGACGGCGGGATGTGGTCCTGGGGAGGTGGATGCTGATGGGGCGTGTAAAG CCAGACCGCCTCCGTCCCCAGTCGTACCTGTCATAGTGGCAGAGATATCTGGGAGCATTGTCTACCTGAAGTGCAGCTTTGAGACCCACAGCCTGAACAGCTCTCTGGGCTATGTGGTGGCCTGGTCTCGCCTCTCCCCCCAAGGCAGAAAAGAAGAACTGAAACAGGAGACCACCGTCCAGTCCTTCGCTTTCATTGAGCTGGATGGTATCAACCTTAGACTAGGGGACAAG ATTTACTGCAGTTGCTCCAGTTTCTTTCTGGACTCACCAGACATCCAGGGAACCCCAGTGGAGAGCCAAGAGTTCTTTGCCGGGATCAGG TTGAGACCAGAGGTGACCACTGTGTTTGAAGGTGGGAGGGACTATAAAATGGCTGTGGAGAGTACTATCCCTGTCCCCTGCCTTGGCGaagcctcctcctcctcttcctcctcctcttcctcttcctcctcttcctcctcctccactgagGGGTGTACTCTGTCCCTACACCTGAGTACAAGTAATCAAG GAGACAATGTGCTGGGTCCAGATGTGGTGCTGTCGTCGTGCCGGTTGGATCTGTCCCAGAGCTCGGGGTGCGCTAGCGGGGTGTGTAGCCAGGCTCTAGTTCACCTCAGCGCTGTCACAGACTTCCTCAACGATGGGGATAGGACCACACAGATCTCCATCAAACCCATAGTCTCCCCCAATTTCCTCTGGAGTGGATACACACCAAAGACTGTCCAG ATAACAGTGAAAGATGTTCCATCAGCATACTGCTATGCTTTCACCGATCCTCACATAATCACGTTTGATGGCAG GCAATATGACAACTACCAGATCGGGACGTTTGTTCTGTACAAGAGCACACGGCGGCCGTTTGAGGTCCACGTGCGCCAGTGGGAGTGCGGCAGCGTGGTCCACGCCGCCTCGTGCATCTGCGGTTTCGTGGCGAGGGACGGCAGCGATGCCATCGCGTTGGACATGTGCAACGGCGAGCTGGGAGACACCAGACCGCACCTGGCGGTGAAGAACGGGGACGTGGCCAGAAGCGGCATCCGCATCACAGAGTCCTACCAGGGGCGCAAAGTCACG ATTACCTTCCCCTCTGGGGCATTTGTGCGTGCAGATGTCTCCGATTGGGGCATGAGTTTGACACTGAGGGCCGCAAGCTCAGATTGGGGACACACTGAGGGCCTTTGTGGAACCTACGATGGACAGATGCACAACGACCTCCACACAGCAGAAGGCGGAGCTCTGAAGGACAAAGACGTTGCAGCTTTCATTTCTGAATGGAG ACTCCCTCCAGGTAGCAGCTTGTTTGACACCGTCCCGTCCTATCAGAGTGCCCCTAACCCCCACAGGTACTGTAACTGTGTAGGAGATTCCCAGCGAACCAGCTCTCAGTCAATCCCCGACTCAACCTGCTCTCAACATGGCAACGTGAGACTCGACACTATCATCCCCAGTCTAGACGTCACGGCAGAATACATCCGCTCAGTTGAGCTCTTCAAAGGCCACCACCAAAACCACCACCACAGACAAACAGGCCGAACCCCAGTGAACTCCAATCAGCACGGCCAGGCCCGTGACACTGTTTCCCTGCCTAGAGGAAGAGGGTCTCCCTTAAAACGCTCCAGCCATGGAGCCAACAACCAGAGGAGACGTGGAAGGCGCCAGTCTTTTCAGCTCCTCCCCAACCCGCAATACCAGAGCCTCAGCCAGTCTGACCTGGAGGGCTTAACCTATTTCTTCCCTGAGGACCATGAGCTGGTGCTCGAGCCCGAgtcctcccctccccccacatGGCCCACCTTGTCTGGGCTAACCCAGCTCAAGGCCAGGGCGGAGTGCCAGCGGGCGTTAGCAAACTCCAGCATAGCCCTGGGCTGCAGCCGGTTACTAGGCCCAGCCATAGTGAGCCGGGTGGTGGGTATGTGCGTCAGGGACCTCCAGCTGAAGGACCAGCAAGTCTGGCTTGGGGCCACTTTGCCTCTTCTGGAGAACGAGTGTGAAAGGCGGCTGGTGGAGGAAAGGGCGGGAAAAGGAGAGTACCAGGATGCGCTGTCTTTCCTCAGGTGTCCTGATCTGTGTAATGGGAACGGGCTGTGCTCTGAGTGGGGATGTGGGTGCTTCCCTGGGTTTGGCTCATACGACTGCAGCCTAATCTCCG ACCAGACGCCCGAGATCACGGAGCTGGAGAATGAGGGTCTATGTAACATTAGAGAGAGTGACTGCTCTGCTGTGCAAGTCTTTGGACATGGCTTCAAACACTCCTATGGACTCAAGTGTGAATTTGTGAAAGAAAAG TTTGTGGACGGGCAGTGGACCTTGGACGAGCCTCGGTTTGCGTTGGCAACCTTTGTGGATGAGTCATCCCTGAAGTGTAAGCTCCCCCTGGAGGACAGACGACTCTCTGCAGGCTTGGATCTGGACACGGCCACCAACCTACCACTGGCGCGTTGGCAGATCAAG GTTTCCAATGATGGCTACGGCTACAGCAATGCCAAGATCCTAACCCTGTTTGATGGAGCCTGTCAGATCTGCACATTTAGCCATGATGTTCTCTGCACCTTGAGG GAGAGAGCCTGCATcattgacagtgtgtgttatgCAGAGGGGGACCGGAATCCCAGTAGCCCTTGCCTGATGTGCCAACCAGACTCTTCCAGATACACATGGTCCATCGCTGAGA AGAATGAGCCTCCGGTATTCCAGGGCAGAGGCCAGCGTCTGCAGACATTCCAGGGGGAGAACTTTGTGTACCAGTTGGAGGCCAAGGATCCAGAGGGCTCAGCGGTTCTGTTCACCCTGGAGTCAGGTCCCAGCGGTGCGTTCCTCTCCCCCGCTGGCCTGCTCGTCTGGAAGGCCACTGAAGCTGTCACCTCCGCCACTGTGCAGACCTTCCACTTCACCGTCGCTGATGACTGCAGCGCTGAGACGCGTGCCTCCGTCCAG GTCTCTGTGCTGTCCTGTGACTGTCTGAATGGGGCTTCCTGTGTTCCAAACATAAAGCTCCCCCCGGGCAGTGGGGGgtacctgtgtgtctgtcctgctGGCTTCAGAGGGGACCGGTGTGAGGTAAACATAGACGATTGTAAACCCAACCCCTGCCGCCTGGCCAGGTGTGTAGACGGACCCAACTCTTTCTCCTGCATCTGTCCTCCCGGAATGACAG GTAATACGTGTAGAGAGGATGTGGATGAATGTGCCTCAGAGCCGTGCTTCCCTGGGGTGGGCTGCAACAACACCCTGGGCTCCTACACCTGTGGTTCCTGCCCAGACGGGTACACTGGGGATGGGACGAGCTGCAGGG GGTCCTTGGTTGGTAAGGCTGATGAGCTTTCTCATAGAGTGTCTGTTCCCGCACCACCAAGCGGAGGTCACCAGGGTCCTGGCAGGGTTAAGCCCTCCGACCAGGCCCATTGCTCCAGACAACCATGTTACCCAGGGGTGCAGTGCTTCCAGAGTCCACACGTGTCAGCCGGCTACATCTGCGGACCTTGTCCACCAGGGCTGCACGGCAATGGACACACCTGTAGTAGAAGTGGCACAACAG GACAGAGGCCAGTCACCTCCGACAGAACAGAGGGACCTTCCATTGTGACCCAAGACTTCAGCAGTGAAATAATCGACATCacttccacctcctcctcctccttcatccCAAGCAGGAGGAAAACTGAGGGTCCCCCAGTGAGTAGCAGGAGAGGCTCTTTCGTGGAGACAAAGACACCAATCATCCTTGAAGACCAAACTCTAACCAGAGTTTCCACCCCAACCAATCACAAAAGAGATCAGAGCAACAAGGAGGGTCTGACCCTTTTGATCCCTGACCTAAGCCACGGGGTCAGGTGGGGGTCTTCGTCCCCCATAGTGACCTGTGCAGATGCGCCATGCTTCTCCGGGGTGACGTGTGAGCCCACTGTCACAGGTTCCTTTAAGTGTGGCCGCTGCCCATTCGGTTACACTGGAGATGGGATCATCTGCAAAG CTGTGTGCCGGCATCTATGTGGGAGGAATATGGAGTGCTCTCTACCTAACACCTGCACTTGTAAGGACGGCTACACAGGATATAACTGCCACATAG CTGTCTGCCGACCTGACTGCAGGAACCAGGGAAAGTGTGTCAAgccaaatgtgtgtgtctgtcccgtgGGCTACAGCGGACCCACGTGTGAGGAAG CCAGATGCGAGCCGTCCTGTCAGCACGGAGGAACCTGTCTGGTCCGAAATCTGTGCACCTGTCCCTATGGTTACGTAGGACCAAGATGTGAAATCA TGGTGTGCAACAGGCACTGTGAAAACGGAGGGGAGTGTGTTTCTCCTGATGTGTGTAAATGCAGGCCCGGCTGGTATGGACCCACATGTCACTCAG CCGTGTGCAGTCCGGTGTGTTTGAACGGTGGGACGTGTGTCAAACCCCAGGTCTGTGCCTGTCCCGGGGGCTTCTACGGCTCCCAGTGTCAGATTG CTGTGTGCAGCCCTCCCTGTAAGAACGGAGGTCAGTGTATGAGGAACAACGTGTGCTCCTGTCCCGAGGGCTACACTGGGAAGAGGTGTCAGAAGA GTGTCTGTGACCCGATGTGCATGAACAAGGGGAAGTGTGTGAGTCCCGACGTCTGCTCCTGTGCCTCCGGGTGGAGGGGGGCGAGGTGTAACGTCC CTGCGTGCCTGCAGAAGTGTAAGAACGGCGGTGAGTGTGTGGGACCCAACACCTGTCACTGTCCCACGGGATGGGAAGGACTGCAATGTCAGACTC CCGTCTGCAAGCAGAGATGCCTGAATGGGGGGAGGTGTGTCCTGCCGAACTTCTGCCACTGCCGCAGCGGATACACCGGCGTCACCTGCGGGTCAAAG GCGCCACTGGAATAA
- the LOC105021893 gene encoding von Willebrand factor D and EGF domain-containing protein, which produces MGLVRCCFTESLKMDLALLACLVTVVGICAARSDAPRGVAVPFVFDPTATCNPPCQHAGICIRNNTCFCYRGYEGETCQYANCYPKCKNGGECLRPGKCRCPSGFGGKYCHKVNCDSGCWNGGECIAVNGVAKCICPSSWTGSKCQEAICPQGCRNGGSCVAPGICSCSEGWLGGACHTAVCHRPCLNGGKCVSPDACRCRAPYFGPRCEERKMF; this is translated from the exons ATGGGTCTCGTTCGCTGCTGTTTTACCGAATCGCTGAAGATGGACCTCGCGCTGCTGGCCTGCTTGGTTACAGTTGTAGGCATCTGCGCGGCACGATCCGATGCTCCACGAGGGGTGGCGGTGCCGTTTGTTTTTGACCCCACAGCGACGTGCAACCCTCCGTGCCAACATGCTGGCATCTGCATTCGAAACAACACCTGCTTCTGCTATCGAGGCTATGAGGGAGAGACCTGCCAGTATG CGAACTGCTATCCCAAATGTAAGAATGGAGGAGAGTGCCTTCGCCCTGGAAAATGCAGATGTCCTTCTGGATTTGGTGGAAAATATTGTCATAAAG TGAACTGCGATAGTGGATGCTGGAACGGTGGGGAATGCATCGCTGTCAATGGAGTGGCCAAGTGCATCTGTCCTTCTAGCTGGACTGGCTCCAAATGCCAAGAGG CGATCTGTCCTCAGGGATGCAGGAACGGGGGTAGTTGTGTGGCTCCTGGAATCTGCAGCTGTTCAGAGGGCTGGCTGGGGGGAGCCTGCCACACTG CTGTGTGTCACCGGCCCTGTTTGAACGGAGGTAAATGTGTGTCGCCTGATGCGTGCCGCTGTCGGGCTCCTTACTTTGGACCACGCTGTGAGGAGAGGAAGATGTTTTGA
- the tmem106ba gene encoding transmembrane protein 106Ba translates to MGNSHSNLKGKEKSDSQSVLTTGSEYVDIRNDEDGKNGDVSQFPYVEFTGRDSVTCPTCQGTGRIPRGQENQLVALIPYSDQRLQPRRTKLYVSVSVSLCLLLSGLAVFFLFPRSIDVTYVGVKSAFVSYDQAKRIVYLNITNTLNITNNNYYAVSLTNITAQVQFSKTVIGKARTSNVTNIMPLDKQQIDYMVPTVIADEMSYMFDYCTLESIKVHNIVLMMQVTVTTYYFGHAEQVSQEIYQYVDCGGNTTSLHGHVKVYP, encoded by the exons ATGGGGAATTCTCACTCCAACTTGAAGGGGAAAGAAAAGAGCGACAGCCAGTCCGTCTTAACAACTGGTTCAGAGTATGTAGATATACGTAATGATGAGGATGGAAAGAATGGAGACGTGTCTCAGTTCCCTTATGTTGAATTCACGGGCAGAGACAGTGTCACATGTCCCACATGCCAGGGCACTGGCAGAATACCGCGAG GCCAAGAGAACCAGCTTGTGGCTCTGATCCCGTACAGTGACCAGAGGCTTCAGCCGAGGAGAAC GAAGCTGTATGTCagcgtgtctgtgtctctctgcctcctgcTGTCTGGCCTGGCTGTGTTCTTCTTGTTCCCTCGCTCCATCGATGTCACCTATGTCGGGGTGAAGTCTGCCTTTGTCTCCTATGACCAGGCCAAACGGATTGTCTATCTCAACATCACG AACACTCTGAACATCACAAATAACAACTACTATGCCGTGTCCCTGACCAACATCACCGCCCAAGTGCAGTTCTCTAAGACAGTGATTGGGAAGGCCCGTACTAGCAATGTGACTAACATCATGCCACTGGATAAGCAGCAG ATTGACTACATGGTCCCCACAGTCATTGCGGATGAGATGAGCTATATGTT CGACTACTGCACGCTGGAGTCCATAAAGGTTCACAACATTGTTCTCATGATGCA GGTGACTGTGACCACGTACTACTTCGGTCACGCGGAACAGGTCTCCCAGGAGATTTACCAGTATGTGGACTGTGGGGGCAACACCACCTCACTGCACGGACATGTGAAAGTGTATCCGTAA